Proteins encoded within one genomic window of Pongo pygmaeus isolate AG05252 chromosome 18, NHGRI_mPonPyg2-v2.0_pri, whole genome shotgun sequence:
- the LOC129014983 gene encoding 10 kDa heat shock protein, mitochondrial-like, which yields MAGQAFRKKFLPFFEPVLVERSTAETVTKGGIMLPEKSQGKVLQAIVVAVGSGSKGKGGEIQPVSMKVGDKVLLPEYGGTKVILDDKDYFLFRDGDILGKYVD from the exons ATGGCAGGACAGGCGTTTAGAAA aaagtttcttccATTCTTTGAGCCAGTACTGGTTGAAAGGAGCACTGCTGAAACTGTAACCAAAGGAGGCATTATGCTTCCAGAAAAATCTCAAGGAAAAGTATTGCAAGCAATAGTAGTCGCTGTTGGATCGGGTTCTAAAGGAAAAGGTGGAGAGATTCAACCAGTTAGCATGAAAGTTGGAGATAAAGTTCTCCTCCCAGAATATGGAGGCACCAAAGTAATTCTAGATGACAAGGATTATTTCCTATTTAGAGATGGTGACATTCTTGGAAAGTACGTAGACTGA